The following are from one region of the Natronosporangium hydrolyticum genome:
- a CDS encoding FadR/GntR family transcriptional regulator, giving the protein MTASQQSTASASPPSVWARRPANLTRAVTAELVERIVRGVHPPGTLLPAEPALCETFSVSRTVVREAVKMLQEKGLVQVRHGTGTMVSAPPMWDMLDELVLAASIAQDDSLAILDDVVVTRRLLESDMANVAARLASPDIIEQLRGLVDRMDELVDDPVTYAEHDRAFHDLVMQASGNRIARAVVRALESQVINTARYMGQHQRSLCVASNRGHRRIYERIAAHDPDGAADATFAHITEAWLVRRTAPGEPVRLHR; this is encoded by the coding sequence ATGACCGCATCGCAGCAGTCGACCGCGAGCGCTTCACCGCCTTCGGTTTGGGCGCGCCGGCCGGCGAACCTTACCCGTGCGGTCACCGCTGAGCTGGTGGAGCGCATTGTCCGGGGCGTCCACCCGCCGGGCACCCTGTTGCCGGCCGAACCCGCCCTCTGCGAGACCTTCTCGGTGAGCCGGACCGTCGTCCGGGAAGCAGTGAAAATGCTGCAGGAAAAGGGGCTGGTGCAGGTCCGTCACGGCACCGGCACCATGGTCAGCGCGCCGCCCATGTGGGACATGCTCGACGAGCTGGTCCTGGCGGCGAGCATCGCACAGGACGACAGCCTGGCGATCCTCGACGATGTCGTGGTCACCCGGCGGTTGTTGGAGTCGGACATGGCCAACGTCGCCGCCCGGCTCGCCAGCCCCGACATCATCGAACAGCTGCGGGGGCTGGTCGATCGGATGGATGAGCTCGTCGACGACCCGGTCACCTACGCCGAGCACGATCGTGCCTTTCACGACCTGGTGATGCAGGCGTCCGGAAACCGCATCGCCCGGGCCGTGGTGCGGGCGCTGGAGAGCCAGGTCATCAACACCGCCCGCTACATGGGCCAGCACCAACGCAGCCTGTGCGTGGCGTCCAACCGCGGGCACCGGCGCATCTACGAACGGATCGCCGCGCACGATCCCGACGGTGCGGCGGATGCGACGTTCGCCCATATCACCGAGGCCTGGCTGGTCCGCCGTACCGCCCCCGGCGAGCCGGTGCGGCTGCACCGCTGA